In Chloroflexi bacterium ADurb.Bin180, the following proteins share a genomic window:
- the ugpQ_2 gene encoding Glycerophosphoryl diester phosphodiesterase translates to MTTLSPTAWSKPFLRIGHGGAAGHAPANTLDSLRIGLELGVDLIEFDVRACRDGLVLLHDDNLADHGCPGELASQHTLDELRALPPGKAGPIASLAEALDLVRGRALLNIDLKAVGYEPAVLQAVASRGLSGDVLYSTHYPSSLRLIRSLAPDSRTGLSFPEDRSGASNKPYLKPVVTAVLAWLRWTLPWRVLSMISDAQASAVMLYHPLLSRRVVEVLHQAGHQVFTWTIDDPPRLRVVHALGVDGIASNYPERFADL, encoded by the coding sequence ATGACCACACTCTCACCAACCGCCTGGTCCAAACCTTTCCTGCGCATCGGCCACGGCGGCGCCGCCGGGCACGCCCCGGCCAACACCCTCGACTCGCTCCGTATCGGCCTGGAGCTGGGCGTGGACCTGATCGAGTTTGACGTGCGCGCCTGCCGCGACGGCCTGGTGCTGCTGCACGACGACAACCTGGCCGACCACGGCTGCCCGGGCGAGCTGGCCAGCCAGCACACTCTGGACGAGCTGCGTGCCCTGCCGCCGGGCAAGGCCGGTCCAATCGCCTCGCTCGCCGAGGCGCTGGACCTGGTGCGGGGCCGCGCCCTGCTGAACATCGACCTCAAGGCGGTCGGCTACGAGCCGGCCGTGCTGCAAGCCGTGGCCTCCCGCGGCCTCTCCGGCGATGTGCTCTACAGCACGCACTACCCCTCGAGTCTCCGCCTGATCCGCTCGCTGGCACCGGACTCGCGCACCGGTCTATCTTTCCCCGAAGACAGGAGCGGCGCCTCGAACAAGCCCTACCTCAAGCCCGTCGTCACGGCTGTGCTGGCCTGGCTGCGCTGGACCCTGCCCTGGCGCGTGCTGTCGATGATCTCGGACGCACAGGCCAGCGCGGTGATGCTCTACCACCCGCTGCTCTCGCGGCGCGTGGTGGAGGTACTTCACCAGGCCGGCCACCAGGTGTTCACCTGGACCATCGACGACCCGCCCCGCCTGCGTGTCGTGCATGCGTTGGGCGTGGATGGCATTGCCAGCAACTATCCCGAGCGGTTTGCGGATTTGTAG